From Sporosarcina sp. Te-1, the proteins below share one genomic window:
- the grpE gene encoding nucleotide exchange factor GrpE, translated as MNEEKKEEVLADELAGTVLENEEAHEQADLDAEALEGESQNEEANKSDAIIEELKSKLQEEENKQLRLMADFENFKRRSNLDKESLQKYRAQSLMTNLLPVLDNFERALNLEAKTEEAQSLMTGMDMIYRNLLDALKTEGLVEIEAADQEFDPNFHQAVMTGIDEEKASGIVLEELQKGYKLKDRVLRPTMVKVNE; from the coding sequence ATGAATGAAGAAAAGAAAGAAGAAGTTCTGGCAGATGAGCTAGCTGGTACTGTACTTGAAAACGAAGAAGCTCACGAACAAGCTGATCTGGATGCCGAGGCGCTGGAAGGCGAATCGCAAAATGAAGAAGCCAATAAAAGTGATGCCATCATCGAGGAGTTAAAATCCAAGCTCCAAGAGGAAGAAAATAAACAGCTCCGGTTGATGGCGGATTTCGAAAACTTCAAAAGAAGATCGAATCTGGACAAAGAGTCTTTGCAAAAGTACCGTGCACAAAGCTTGATGACCAACTTGCTGCCTGTCCTCGATAATTTTGAGCGGGCGCTGAACCTTGAAGCGAAAACGGAAGAGGCGCAGTCTCTTATGACCGGCATGGACATGATCTATCGCAATTTGCTGGATGCTTTGAAAACGGAAGGGCTAGTGGAGATAGAAGCGGCCGATCAAGAATTCGACCCGAATTTCCATCAGGCTGTCATGACCGGAATTGATGAAGAGAAAGCATCTGGAATCGTGCTTGAGGAGCTCCAAAAAGGGTATAAGTTGAAAGATCGCGTTCTGCGGCCGACTATGGTCAAAGTGAACGAATAA